The genomic stretch ATTTGAAGGCTCTGCACTGTATAACTTCTCCAGGGGGCAGTGACCTTTGACATTTTTTTAGCTGTATGGTTTGGGGGCAAGTATCGTGTTCAAAATCCTGCCCTTTAAACTTGGCCTGAGGTCACCTagtgcctcccctcctcccctatCAGCTGAGACCTGAGCTGCACTCGTCGTGAGCGGAGCGGTAGGTGTGTCAGAGCTCCAGAGCTCCCTGCCCCAGGACGTCCTTCAGCAGAGCTTTCACCCTCAGACCTGCAAATCAGGACTTGTCCCCAGGAAAACCTAGTCCCTGCTGATGTCATGCAGCCGCTCAGCTCAGCGCTGGAGTCAGGCAAGAGCGGGGCAGGTGGGAGCCAGTGCTCACCTGGCTTTCCCTCTCCtgaagtgggaggagagggactGAGTAGACCAGCCACCACCTTTGATTTTCTTCGCCTGTAAAACAGGTTCGTTGGATGCAGACAACATGGGGCAGGGCCTTCAAGGCTGTCTAGACTTCAGATCACCTGGTGGGTCTGGCAGGAAGTGGTTCAGCCTGGGAGAAATcaaggctctgccctgccctgcccagctcctcctcagCCCCAGGCCACTGGCCTGATGACATCCTTGTGAAAGGCTCAGTCTACAGCACCTGTCAGCTACTGTCTGACTAGGAGGTGGTGGCCTgcggggtggcggggagggtTGGGGAGGCTCAGCCAGACTGAAGGCAGAGAAGAACAATAATACTTCTGTTTTCCAAGCACTTCTATATACCAGGTGCTGGTCTCAGCACATTCCCCACTCAGTTAATCCTCCCATCTGTCCTCTGGGACATCTACTGTTGTCTCCCTTTACACGTGAGGAAAATAGAGGCCAGAGAAGCTAAGCCACCTGTCCAGGGTCAGCCAGCAGAGCCTGGATTCCACCTGGGCAGTCTTGCTCCAGAGCCTTGGCTCCTAACCACAAGGTACAGACTGTTAGCTCTGTTCCACCTGCCTTGCCTAGAGGGACTCCTGACCGATTGCTCCATCGTATTTCAACAGCCATGCTCTTTAAGCTTTCACAAAgccccattatacagatgaagaaactgaggcccagaaacatTAAGTGACTTTGTAGAGTTTAGATAGTAAATAGCAAAGGTCAGCCTAGATCTCAGGTGTTTTTTTATCCCAAAGTCCAGGGTACTTGTGTTAGAGCAGGGTTACTGCACACAGGCATCTGGGTAGGGGATTCAGAAGGCTGGAGAAGCTGTCAGCCTGTCCATGCATTTGGGAACTGACCTCCTGGCCAAGGCTGGGAAACTGCTGGACTCACAATTCGCACGTACTTGGGGCATTCACACCCATGAGGGACACCTCAGGGGCGGGAAAGTAAATTGATTTTAGCTGATAAAACCGGGTAAACAGACCCCTGATCCCTGCTATTGCAATAAACTGTTGACATAAGTTTGCCCTTCAGCTTCCCGCTCTCCCAGTCACCCTGGGGTGCCGTGCTGGCTGAGCTCTGCCCTACCCAGTGTTTGTTGGTGGGAGATTAGGGGCCCCGTGGGAAAGAGATGGTGGAAGGGCACCCTCACCTCCTATTCTAGCAGGAAGACCTCACCTGAGCAGGACCTGGTAAGAGGATCCAATTTCCCGAGTGACAAGGCCTTTCTTGTGTCTCAGCAACAGGCACCATGTCCGAGCCGTCCCGTGATCCCCGTCCGATCCCCCGTGGCAGCAAGGTCTGCCGTCGCCTCTTCGGCCCAGTGGACAGTGAGCAGCTGCGTCGAGACTGTGATGCGCTAATGGCCAGCTGCGTGCAGGAGGCGTGTGAGCGATGGAACTTCGACTTTGTCACTGAGACGCCGCTGGAGGGTGACTTCACCTGGGAGCGTGTGTGGGGCCCGGGCCTGCCCAAGGGCTACCTGTCTGCAGGGCCTCGGGGGATCCAGGACAAcctgggaggaggcaggctgcCCAGCAGCTCACCTGCCCTGCTGCAGGGGACAGTTCAGGAGGACCACCTGGACCTGTCACTGTCCTGCACCCTTGTGCCTCGCTCCCCTGAGAGACCTGAGGTGTCCCCAGGTGGACCTAGCACTTCTCAGGGCCGAAAGCGGCGGCAGACCAGCATGACAGGTGAGGACAAATATAGGGAATGACATTGCAAGGGATCAAGACTCATAATTCATGGTGCCAGGGCTGACCTGTCTGGTCCACTTGCTCATTATAAGGGGGAAACAAGCCCAGaggaggggaagtgacttgctTGAGGTCACACAGTCAGTCTGCAGCCAAGACCAACTAGCTATCATTTATTgggaacatttattaaatgccaagCCCTTCACTAAGTTTCTTAGGTGGATTTCATTTAGTCCTTACAGCAATCCATATGACATTCCTGCCACCCTGTTATAGGCAAGGAAACAAGGTTCAGAGAGGTAGAGTAATTTTCCTAACATCACACAGTGAATTTGCAATGAAGAGAAAACTAATGATAATGATTTCCTGGCTGCCCTATCCAAACTTAACTCCCCTTCCCTCactacacacacgcacatgcatgcCCGCACACACACGCGGGCGCACACTTCCTGTCCATCTGCCCtgcctattttgttcattttggtaCTTCTTACCCTCAACAGCTACTTCCTTATGTTGGTATTGACCGTCTCCCCCATAGGATATTATCTCCACAGGAAAGGGCTCTATATATGTCTTGCTCATCACTGAATCCTAAcctagaatggtgcctggcacatcataggtgcttgataaataatgaatgagtgaTGCTGACATTGAGCACACACTAGTCCAGGCCCGAGACCAAAACCTTTGTAGAGAgtgtttcatttaatccttggAGTAGCATACTAGTGTTTacctcattttacagctgaggctTGGTGAGATGCAGCCAAGAGTCCCGCAGCAAATTTGCAGCGGGGTCAGAACTAACAATAACGATAATAGTAACCGCTGACGTCCATATGGCCCTGACATTGTGCAGAACACTTCCACGGGTGGTCTGATGGTCATCCCTAGAGCATCAGACCACCCGTGTGGTCTGCCTAGAGCAGTGCTGTCTAACAGAACTCCGAGGTGATGCAATGACACGGTGCCACCAGCCACAGAGACGTCCTGAGTACTTGACGTGTGGCTAGTGTGACTAAGaaagtgaatttttcatttcattttattttagttaatttaaataaCCACCTAGGACTGGTGGCTACAGTACTGGGCAGTGTGGGTTAGAGCAGGCCCAGGGATGCAGGGATCATGGGATTGTGGGATCAGTCACGTCTGTGCAGTGGGTGGCTTTGTAGACACCCTGGGAGATGGGGTGGCAGTTGCCAGAGTTCTTCCCTGTACTTGGCAATGTGTCCCTTTGGCCTGATGGAGgggtcccgcccccccccacacccccgcagTTTGCCTCAGTTGGGCAGGTCTCTGCACCCTTTTCCTCCTGGCCTGGCTGACTTATGTTCTCTTTCCTTAGATTTCTATCACTCCAAACGCCGGCTGATCTTGTCCAAGAGGAAGCCCTAACCCGCCAGCTGGAAGCCTCTCGCTCCCGGAAACATGGGCTCCCCGCAGGCCCATTCTACATCTTTCCGCCTTAGTCCTACAGTTTGTGTGTCTTAATTATTATGTCTGTTTTAATTTAAACTCCTCCTCATGTACATAGTCTGCTTgtcaccaccctccctcccctgccagcagctggcattagaattatttaaagaaaacattagacaGCAGAATAATACACTCACTAGATTGCCCAGATATTTTTATTAcccaaacttttatttaaaacctCCTCATTCTATGCTCTCGACTTCTTTCCTCCCTGAGGTCAGGTGGGGTCAGCATGACCCTCACCTGTTGGGTGGTGCTTTCTGGAGGGGTCTggttccctctggtcactgtctcaTGGACAGTGTGAAATTCCACTCCTGTCCTTCATTCTCAGAACTGAATTCCTTATAATTTGAGAAGTAAAAAGATAGCACTTTGAAGAGGACCCGGCAGAGTGAGGACATAATCCAAACTTGGGAGTCCCCTCGCTTCCTGTAAGGTTGGGTATGGTGACCTTGAAGTGGGCACAgcctggagcagggtgggggacTGGCACCCTCCTGGCCCTTGATACCGACTCTGTCCTGTGACAGCACGGAGCAGGTAGGGTCCTGTAGCAAAGTCCACCTCCCCTCATGCccccctgctgcccacagggGTGGCTGCCACCCTGTTGGCTTCCCTGGGACTTTTCTAGGAGCCTCAGGTTCCCCTCTTTTCCAGCTGGGCTCTCAAgtcccctctgctcctctcccctcctccatgtcctttccctctggtccCCTCTCAGCCCTGGGAGGCTGCTCTGTGGGGCTCGTCCCCCAGCCCAGTTGACTGGAAGGGAGGGGCACACTAGAAGTAGGTTCCCCGGTTCTACCTCAGGCAGCTGGAGCAGCAAGCATCCCCTCCTTTCAGCTCTGGGGGTGTGAGTCCTGGGTGGTCGGACAGGCCTCCTTGAGTGGGGCTCTGTCTGTGATAGCGGCACATAGGTGGGGGGAGCAGATTTTTCTGGGAGGAAGAACATGACACCAGCCCCTGGAACTCATCCAAGGGCCTTTAGCATTTGCTCCACCCCTCCCGCATGTCATCACACTTTGAATAGCAACTGAGCAAGGAGTCGGGTGTTTTAAATGGTGGGAGCAGAGGCTGTGGATTGGGTTTGCCAAGTGGGCTAATACGGGCCTGGGAGTTGTGAGTTATCTTTCCTGACACTGAACATTGAGCCTGTAGAGGGACTGAAGCACTTCGTGGGTCTGCTCCAAACGCCTTCCAGCTCCTGTAACACCTGGCCTGGactgtcctctctgcctccccttgTGTCCTGGTTCTCCTGTCTTTACCTAGACTGTGCACATCTCAAGGGCAGGGGCCACGTCCTGTATTGCTCTGTGTCCTTCACAGcctgtctccccccaccctccccacccagtgCTGGccatacagcaggtgctcaataaatcaataaatatttcttggtgACTTTACTTGTAAATATaccttgttatttttaagaacaagTAGGTGGGATTTTTTGGTggtttttataacttaaaaagttaaccatttaaatttaaaaaatgcaaaaagctTAGCAAACAGGGCCATgaggcaaaaaaaacaaaacaaaacaaaacaaaacagacaaacaggaacaaaataaaaacagtaaagcATCACCTCTGCGAAGACTACCCCTGTCAATATTTTGGTTTGTTGCgtgtttttttttagtaaagAACATATTGTAGCTTGACATCATtactcatcagggaaatgcaaattaaaggcacaataagataccactagGCACCTACCAGAATGACTACGATGAAAAAGGCTGACAATGCAAAGTGTTAACAAGGGTATAAAGCAACCGGAACACTTACAccttgctggtgggaatatattCCAACTACTTGGAAAGCTGGCAATACCTTCTAAAGATGCCTCCCCTCCTGCCTACCTCCTGACCCAGGAATTCTATTTCTATATTTGTCCTGAAGAGAAATCAGTACAGACTTCCACCAAAATACATGTTCACAGCTGCATCTTTCTTAACAGACTCAAACTGGAAACTAAATGTTCATAACAGAAGAGTAGATATGTCAGTTGTGTATCT from Phyllostomus discolor isolate MPI-MPIP mPhyDis1 chromosome 4, mPhyDis1.pri.v3, whole genome shotgun sequence encodes the following:
- the CDKN1A gene encoding cyclin-dependent kinase inhibitor 1, which codes for MSEPSRDPRPIPRGSKVCRRLFGPVDSEQLRRDCDALMASCVQEACERWNFDFVTETPLEGDFTWERVWGPGLPKGYLSAGPRGIQDNLGGGRLPSSSPALLQGTVQEDHLDLSLSCTLVPRSPERPEVSPGGPSTSQGRKRRQTSMTDFYHSKRRLILSKRKP